GGagccgcccgaggctctccagTTGGCAGGAGGGGTCCACCGACTGCTACGACCATTGTGCAAAAGaaaagactggtaactcaactgtacgacttttaatgcatttttaaaggtgactgtgcattgattcaaaTTGTGCGTACTTACACACAAAGTCTAACTTtatcaaaactttgaaaagtcataatgTATTCttaagatcttggtcttaaaatgtgtataaaagtctgaagtatttttataaaatctggtcttgagtaattcattgagtgtgtgtggtgcatgattggatttgtgagtaccgCAAATacgtagcacatctcctggattagcctaactgctcgaccagctaccttaaaaattggatcattgggtggtctaatttttacctctggaaaccaatgtttgGTTGCCTGgtccccctgcatagtgtgcctagttttgcacactacatagagggccagcctcctccaagtgttttttaGCATTGCTACATATCATGCCCCAATTGTGCATCATGGCTAAATTACATGCAATTTTGTGCAACTTTGTATAATTTTAGCAGCAATTTTCAACAAGTACATAAAAGCAAATTACATAAATTTTGTACACCCATAGTAGTGctattgtgtgaatgtgtgtgcttcgAAACATGTCCTTGTTACTTCACACCCATATCCATTTGCCAAGAGCTGATCATTAGGGAGAGGCAAGTGTGGTTATATCAGTAGCCTGGAATTGCCAATCATATTTTCAAATTCTTCGTAGGGACAGCTTATCCTTTCATTCCTCCTAGGTTGATACAATAAATATTACTGAAGTGGGGAATTGTAGCATCTATTACTATTTAAGCTAGAGAAAGAATTTAATCTGCAAGATACAATGTAGAAATAATTATTATAGTaaagttttgttgttttgttttttggtttctATTGACAGGAAGGGTTCAATGTTTTGTACAAATTGCCTAATATTTATAAGAAGTGACAATATCGTTATATTTACTTATATTTTGCTTAATGCTTGTGTGTAGCCAATATAATTATGCAACTATTTGGCATGAAATGAACCAATATGCTGGAAAGTGGATTTGGTTGCTGAGGATCACAACATTTGTGCAAGCTGAGCAGGCAAGAAAATTTGTTTTGATTTGCTATGTGCAAAAATGTAGCTGTCTGTCCCAAAACTAGTGTTTCTTAAATTGATATAACCATGCCTTTTGCAAGAACCACCTATGGCTCTTCCTGCTATCGCGTGAAAGTAACAGGTGCTAATAACGCCACCAATAGACAGCATCACCTTCCTCATTGGTTAATTctggtttgttgtgtgtgttgtcataTCCAGAGGCAATGAGTCCTTGGGTGACCGCTACATTCACTCACATTGGCCGGCAAAGAACAATGTGAAGCTTTCTGCGAGATGGAAAGTTACATTTTGAAAGCGCCGTTGTTCATCATATGCACTTTTTGAGTAGGTAGGGTAGTGTTAACGACGGCACTGCTTTGAAGAATTCCGTAGTCGTCAATTATGGCTCCAAGGGTGGCAACCCTAGTCATGCCGAGGGGTGAACTGCACTGATATGTCATTTTGCAATGTGAGAACATGTAACAAAAGATGAGCCGTGCTCCGTTCAATGAAAATTAAAGTGGTCCAATGAGTACGTGTTTTGAACTAGTGCACAAATAAACATGCTTTCACCCATTTATTGTGTAGTACAAAAGTTATCTTTCATGTTATCGTTGTAGGACATTCAAAGCAATGCAATAAATAACACATTGCAGAGAGGGACAAAATGTAACACACTTTGCAGGTCAAAAGATGCAGAGTGACATTGTACGGATCATTCAGATCATTGCTGCCACATTTTccaacagagaagaaacacaggccTCAATCTGGGTAATAATTATCTCGAGAAACAAATGGAAAAAGTCACTACTGCGCGGAGGTGGTGAGACGAGCTGGCAAGGGGAAAGTCCATGAGGCGGATATAGCGGGACCCTCGCCTCTCAAAGCCTGCCGATATTTATTGTCAGCAGAGCATCATCTGCGCACTCGGAGCTGCAGGTCTCAAGCAGAACCTTTTTTTAACAGCTCAAGTGGGGACAAGTAACGGATTGGAAGTGGCAAGCAAAAAAGACGAGGGCAGACCGGTAGGTGCAAGCGGACATGCGAGGTAGGGCAGAAGGAATGCGGAGGAGGAGTACACAAGGGAGCCAGCTGAGAAAACAAGCCATCATCAGGCACCGAAGCAAACTTTCTTTGTAGTAATGAAAAAGCATAAAAATCTCGAAACACAAAGGGGCGCTAGGAAAAACGTTAAAAAAATGCAGTTGCACTGCAGGGTGTTTTAGagctttaataaaaataaaaataaaccagtGACAGCTGGCTGTATAAGAAATATGAGCAAGATGTGCTCACAAACTCTTCCTcaaacaaaagaaaaaggtagtTCCCACAAATAAAGAAGTGGAAGGACACAGGTAATTGGGTGAAAAACTCTGAGGAAGGGAATCACACAAGAAAAGGTAGGCTATCTAAAAGATGATGACCACATAAAAGCTAGCCTTTCAAACTGACATTCAGCACAACAAATAAGCGATGGACTGGCTGTAAGCCCGCTAACTGTAAACAAAATGTCTCGGAGAGACAGGGTGTGTGCTATCTACGCAAGACCTAAAAACATGTATTTGGGCAAATGTACATCTCTATGAAGAGGAAATAGAAGAGTTGGCCGTTTCTGGACTCAAAATCTCTGAGCATAACCAAAATACTTCACTCACTATGAGTGCAGACTCGGAGAAAATCAAAAAGACAGAAGACTGATTAATTGAAAATGATTGTCCGAGAACTTCACGTGACACTCTAGATCACGTTGCAACACTCGCGTTCTTCATTTATATTCTCCTATTGTGAAGAATCAATGCATTCCCGAGCCATATAATTGAATGCTTAATTACATTAATCAATTTCTAAATTCCTGGCATGTGCCATTTATATTTGAAATAAATACTAGTTTTGCTTTAAGAGATATTTGAGGTTACTAATTCTGATTTATATCGGTGTACCTTAAACTGGGACAGTCATGTAATGTGGTACACAACTGAGCAGTTTACATGCCCCTTGCCATTTCTTGCAGATAATTGCTGTCTATCAGAGTTCATAATAACACTTAAATTACTTCTGCACCTTACctgtttttattaaaattgtatACTGCAGTAAAAATGTCCTATTTTGCATAACTACAAAATGCAATTGGTTTCCTGCAAAAGTTTTAACTTATCTTGTGTAGTAATCGACGTGATAAAGGGGCTTATGCAGACTTGAAAGCTCTCAACCAAACATTCATTCACCCAGATAAGGTATCATCATCATTGAAACTTtgccttgttttattttaaacaaactaaataaaaaaaagaacaaatatacTAATAAATTTTTGCTTGTGACTTCGTTGTTCACAATTgaacattttatatattttctttacaGTATCAAGAATGAATTTGGAAGACTATTTCTCAagaatccagtacaaaggagcTGCAGAAAAATGTGACTATCAAACATTGAAAGAGATCTTCAAGCAACATATTAAGGCAGTACCATTTGAAAGCCTGAGCATCCAGTGTGGGGAAACCATTGACTTGGCTATTGAAGTGATATACAACAAAATTGTAAAAAAGCAACGTGGTGGTTGGTGCTGCGAGCAAaatcatcttttgttttgggttctaaagacaatgggatatgaggtcacAATGCATGGAGGCAATGTGTATCTTCCATTACAGAAGATGTACAGTTCTTACATGGCTCTTCTTGTGCTCAAAGTGGTTGTTGATGGCCAAGTGTATATCGTTGATGGTAGTTTTGGTGCCTCCTTTCAAATATGGGAACCCTTGGAGCTTATATCAGGAAAAGACCAGCCTCAGGTTCCTGCCACATTTCGCTTGACAGACATTGATGGTGTTTGGCACTTTGATCAAATAAGAAGAAAACAATATGTTCTTGATCACAATTTATCTAATTCTGATCTGCTGCATAAAGATGAATGCAAGCAAATCTACCGCTTCAACCTTCAGGAGAGAACTATAGAGGATTTCATGGTCATAAACCACCTTCTCCAAACATCGCCAGATTCGCTATTTAGGAAGAAATCCATCTGCACTCTTCAACTCCCTGACGGTGTTCGATCTCTGTATGGTTGGAACTACACAGAAATAAAATACAACCATAAAGATAATATGGACCTGGTGGAATTTAGAACCATTAAAGATAAAGAAGTGGAAATGGTTCTAAGAGAAATTTAATTTGATATTAGAAAATACATTTGTTCcagtgtattcttgtggtgtttaCCTGCTTTAGATGACAAgaaagcactttgggggtcattctgactttgacgggcggcggaggccgcccgccaaagtcccgccggcagaataccgctgtgcggtcaaaagaccgccgcagtaattctgagtttcccgctgggctggcgggcgaccgccagaaggccgcccgccagcccagcgggaaacccccttccatgaggatgccggctccgaatgaagccggcggagtggaaggggtgcgacgggtgcagttgcacccgtcgcgattttcagtgtctgcttggcagtaaGGGGGTCTGAATCACCATGGCTGCGCTGCTTGgccaccgccggtttcccgtttctgaccgcggctctactgccgcggtcagaatgcccatgggagcaccgccaggctgttggcggtgctcccgcggtcgttggccctggcggtccatgaccgccagggtcagaatgaccccctttatgctcAACAAAATTTGTAGTCCCCAAAACGCATCCAACTCATCTCTCTTCAACCTATAAAAGGTGTGACTGTCCTGGAGAACACTGGCTAAAACGAAGCGAAGAAGGTTTTTAAAAACTgatgctgtgcagtgcttttctgTTGGCACTCCAAAATTTATTTTTCATGTAGATAACTGGGTTCCACCTTGATTATCTTTGATTGTATTTTTGGAGAGGATTTGCCAGACCTGAGGAACCTTTCTCAAGTTTTACTCTTATTTCATCATTAGTCCTGTTTTAGCGTTTGTTTTGGTATCCAATGTACTGCTCAGTTTACAGGTCTATTCCTTTGTGGCTTGGCTTGGAGAATTAGCATGCTCGTAAATATGTCCATGTTAACCCTGGCACCaacttccttttccccttcccccAAATCAACTTTGGGAAACATTTATCTTCCAGATTTGGAATCACTCGTCAGTGTTCCTTAATCAACTTTTCTCGCCCTCTTTCGTTGGAGGTTTGGCCTCAATTTGGAGATTGTGAGTGAAGCGATTTCAAAGTATTTAGCACTGTAGCATGCTCTCAATTGTGTTGAGAGGCACTGAACTCTCTTCAAATGAGGCATTTTGTAGCAAAAGAAAGATTGGGGCATTATCTGTATTGTAGGGGTTTTCAGCATAGAACCCAGTAGGCCATATCTGTGCCTGATAGTGTGGATATTCACAGATAGATTTTCATGCAAAAAATATAATGGAACTCCTGTACATAGTGGTTCTTCTGAAACTCTGGCAGGAATATGGGACTCCTTAGTTTCCTTTGCACCCCCTGCTGTACCACATTCACATTGTTGCACAATTTGTTTTCTTTACATTAGGCAATTATTCACAGACATTAGTTATTGAGTACCACAGACACAGACATTTGTTTAAGATGCTTTTGTTTGTCCACTGTTGGTTTGCCTGATGCTGACCATTGTCCTTCCACGTGGCCCAGTCTTTTTGAAACATTTCATTTGAGGCCGCATTAGAATTAATTGTTCATCATATAATCTTTCTTTGCCTACACTTGTGTAGTGTACAATTTACACAGGCTACAGGGCAGGCCAGTTTACAACAATATTCACTGTCATTGTCCATTTGCTAGGAAAGCCTTCTGCCAATAAACATAGAAtacgccttcggctcgggcatttaacgcgggagcgggcctttaatagccggtagagcccgctacggcgggttctaaggctatattacaaGTCATAAGGATTGTCATCAAGATCAGATATTTTTGAATTCTGTTGTCCTAGAAGAACGATTTGGAATGTATCATGGTCTTACCCATGGAGTAGCGTACTAGTTTATTAGGTACACTTGTGATTTTAGCTATGTTCAATAAattcaatattgatttatttttgagTGCCTTGATAATGTTCAGCACAGTACTCATATACTATTCCATCTTGAAATGTAAACAGTGAACTACTCCAACAATTTTAGGaaatattttctatttcaaaaATTATTACAGTATATAACTAGAGTGAAATAAACCCTGAACATAATTCCTTTTCCCTTATTCAAGTAGTTTCAGTTTCTGACATCACTCACAATACCACTGAATTACTATGTTTTCTTTGACAAATAGCCTAATTCAATAAACATAAAAATCCAAACTATTCAGTGTTATAGGTCATAAAATAAGGAACCTATTGGTTGCACATGAAACATAAATAATCAAGGGTGATATTGTGACAATTAAATCGTCCTATGAAATTATGAAGAGCACTGCACTTTTTGCTTATTTTCCCTATGATAAGGGAATTGGTAATAGCTCTAGTAGCTTTATTCAGAATGTCTAACTCATGTAAACATAACAAGAATATTGGATTCTTGAAAGATCATATCCCTAGGCTTTTCTATATTTGTTTCAAGAACTTGTCAATCTGTGACCCCCAAGAGTTTGTTTCCTACTCCTCAGCACTTACATTTTGCAAAAGAGGTGGGTATTACTCAATCCCTCGAAATGCACTAATGATACCGATGCTGCTTCTAAATAAACCCTAGCTGTACTCCCAATTTAGTGAAACAGcagaccaaaattacaaactttCAACCTTTACTTTATAGGCCCAAT
This portion of the Pleurodeles waltl isolate 20211129_DDA chromosome 12, aPleWal1.hap1.20221129, whole genome shotgun sequence genome encodes:
- the LOC138267904 gene encoding arylamine N-acetyltransferase, pineal gland isozyme NAT-10-like, yielding MENHGATLELNIEEIIRAAKEAAATHSKDWILNQIRGLGAVEGQAQEELDNDRPSSAAKDEEETPSEVKKCRRNTSRGEKKGDKRDAGELPEAGEQGPSKRAKENNVSRMNLEDYFSRIQYKGAAEKCDYQTLKEIFKQHIKAVPFESLSIQCGETIDLAIEVIYNKIVKKQRGGWCCEQNHLLFWVLKTMGYEVTMHGGNVYLPLQKMYSSYMALLVLKVVVDGQVYIVDGSFGASFQIWEPLELISGKDQPQVPATFRLTDIDGVWHFDQIRRKQYVLDHNLSNSDLLHKDECKQIYRFNLQERTIEDFMVINHLLQTSPDSLFRKKSICTLQLPDGVRSLYGWNYTEIKYNHKDNMDLVEFRTIKDKEVEMVLREI